In a genomic window of Gossypium arboreum isolate Shixiya-1 chromosome 9, ASM2569848v2, whole genome shotgun sequence:
- the LOC108457407 gene encoding uncharacterized protein LOC108457407 isoform X2, which translates to MGSSFNPQILVEKLAKLNNSQASIETLSHWCIFHMNKAKQVVETWDRQFHCSPREQRLAFLYLANDILQNSRRKGSEFVGEIWKVLPDALRDVIESGDEFGRNAALRLISIWEERKVFGSRGQILKEELFGRQPESNNRNGRHINPKLPVGDTVDKIVSGYQFLYCSQMDEDVIFSKCRNAISCMEKVDKEISTDVNSGQFCGSALVGEVQGQHAALRDCIEQLTAVASSRVNLISHLREALKEQEFKLEQVRSQLQAAQSRAEQAGNICRQLLNCDNPELASEQSSKESFIPEATEQSAPLMYARQVSFPRNSGQTEEDPRKSAAAAVAAKLTASTSSAQMLSYVLSSLASEGVLGNPMKESSGDYSSEKRPKLENDQPYIPSQNLQQALVPPCSHPESHLRNVATTTQQLTPNEVPPPTSSSSSPLRPVSAMAPYAVSQYMPTTGLINGAAYSYGMTTASQQHSLPGYSVVGGAITGLSPFPTPLTNISYQSFQGSEVFYNQPSSVPAAPNSRH; encoded by the exons ATGGGCAGTTCATTTAATCCCCAAATCTTAGTAGAAAAGCTGGCCAAGCTCAATAACTCCCAAGCAAGCATAGAGA CTTTATCACATTGGTGTATTTTCCATATGAATAAGGCAAAACAAGTTGTTGAAACTTGGGACAGACAATTTCATTGCTCTCCACGTGAGCAGAGATTGGCCTTTCTGTATCTTGCCAATGACATTTTGCAGAATAGCAGGCGTAAGGGTTCAGAATTTGTTGGTGAAATTTGGAAGGTTCTTCCTGATGCACTTCGTGATGTGATTGAAAGCGGGGATGAGTTTGGGAGGAATGCTGCATTACGTCTG ATCAGTATATGGGAAGAGAGAAAAGTGTTTGGTTCTCGAGGACAAATTCTTAAGGAAGAGCTTTTTGGCAGACAACCAGAAAGTAATAATAGAAATGGCAGGCATATAAATCCCAAACTG CCTGTCGGAGATACTGTGGATAAAATAGTTTCAGGTTATCAATTTCTATATTGTAGTCAGATGGATGAAGATGTTATATTCAGCAAATGTAGGAATGCTATTAGTTGTATGGAGAAAGTAGATAAGGAAATTAGTACTGATGTCAATTCAG GGCAGTTCTGTGGATCGGCACTTGTGGGGGAGGTGCAGGGTCAGCATGCTGCACTGAGGGACTGTATTGAGCAGTTAACAGCTGTTGCATCGTCAAGAGTTAATCTCATCTCACATTTGAGAGAGGCTCTTAAGGAGCAG GAATTCAAGCTGGAGCAAGTTCGTTCTCAGCTTCAG GCTGCACAGTCTCGAGCAGAACAGGCTGGTAATATCTGCAGACAGTTGTTGAATTGTGACAATCCTGAGTTAGCATCTGAGCAAAGCTCGAAGGAAAGTTTTATTCCGGAAGCTACAGAACAATCTGCTCCTCTTATGTATGCTCGACAAGTATCCTTTCCCAGGAATTCTGGCCAAACTGAGGAAGATCCTAGGAAATCTGCTGCAGCTGCAGTGGCAGCAAAGCTAACTGCATCGACATCCTCAGCCCAGATGCTTTCGTATGTCCTCTCTTCTCTTGCTTCTGAGGGTGTCCTTGGAAATCCCATGAAAGAATCTTCCGGTGATTATTCATCTGAGAAGAGGCCTAAGCTTGAGAATGACCAGCCATACATACCATCTCAGAATCTGCAGCAAGCTTTAGTTCCACCATGCTCGCATCCTGAATCTCACCTGCGCAATGTTGCAACCACCACCCAGCAGTTAACTCCTAATGAAGTGCCACCTCCTACATCGTCATCTTCTTCTCCTTTGCGACCAGTGTCAGCAATGGCACCATATGCTGTGTCCCAATACATGCCAACTACTGGATTGATAAATGGTGCAGCATATAGCTATGGGATGACAACCGCATCACAGCAGCATTCCTTGCCTGGTTATTCAGTGGTTGGAGGTGCAATTACTGGTCTCTCCCCATTTCCGACACCATTAACCAATATTTCTTACCAGAGTTTTCAAGGTTCCGAAGTTTTCTACAACCAGCCCTCATCCGTGCCAGCAGCACCGAATTCTCGGCattag
- the LOC108457407 gene encoding uncharacterized protein LOC108457407 isoform X1 → MGSSFNPQILVEKLAKLNNSQASIETLSHWCIFHMNKAKQVVETWDRQFHCSPREQRLAFLYLANDILQNSRRKGSEFVGEIWKVLPDALRDVIESGDEFGRNAALRLISIWEERKVFGSRGQILKEELFGRQPESNNRNGRHINPKLLKQPVGDTVDKIVSGYQFLYCSQMDEDVIFSKCRNAISCMEKVDKEISTDVNSGQFCGSALVGEVQGQHAALRDCIEQLTAVASSRVNLISHLREALKEQEFKLEQVRSQLQAAQSRAEQAGNICRQLLNCDNPELASEQSSKESFIPEATEQSAPLMYARQVSFPRNSGQTEEDPRKSAAAAVAAKLTASTSSAQMLSYVLSSLASEGVLGNPMKESSGDYSSEKRPKLENDQPYIPSQNLQQALVPPCSHPESHLRNVATTTQQLTPNEVPPPTSSSSSPLRPVSAMAPYAVSQYMPTTGLINGAAYSYGMTTASQQHSLPGYSVVGGAITGLSPFPTPLTNISYQSFQGSEVFYNQPSSVPAAPNSRH, encoded by the exons ATGGGCAGTTCATTTAATCCCCAAATCTTAGTAGAAAAGCTGGCCAAGCTCAATAACTCCCAAGCAAGCATAGAGA CTTTATCACATTGGTGTATTTTCCATATGAATAAGGCAAAACAAGTTGTTGAAACTTGGGACAGACAATTTCATTGCTCTCCACGTGAGCAGAGATTGGCCTTTCTGTATCTTGCCAATGACATTTTGCAGAATAGCAGGCGTAAGGGTTCAGAATTTGTTGGTGAAATTTGGAAGGTTCTTCCTGATGCACTTCGTGATGTGATTGAAAGCGGGGATGAGTTTGGGAGGAATGCTGCATTACGTCTG ATCAGTATATGGGAAGAGAGAAAAGTGTTTGGTTCTCGAGGACAAATTCTTAAGGAAGAGCTTTTTGGCAGACAACCAGAAAGTAATAATAGAAATGGCAGGCATATAAATCCCAAACTG CTGAAGCAGCCTGTCGGAGATACTGTGGATAAAATAGTTTCAGGTTATCAATTTCTATATTGTAGTCAGATGGATGAAGATGTTATATTCAGCAAATGTAGGAATGCTATTAGTTGTATGGAGAAAGTAGATAAGGAAATTAGTACTGATGTCAATTCAG GGCAGTTCTGTGGATCGGCACTTGTGGGGGAGGTGCAGGGTCAGCATGCTGCACTGAGGGACTGTATTGAGCAGTTAACAGCTGTTGCATCGTCAAGAGTTAATCTCATCTCACATTTGAGAGAGGCTCTTAAGGAGCAG GAATTCAAGCTGGAGCAAGTTCGTTCTCAGCTTCAG GCTGCACAGTCTCGAGCAGAACAGGCTGGTAATATCTGCAGACAGTTGTTGAATTGTGACAATCCTGAGTTAGCATCTGAGCAAAGCTCGAAGGAAAGTTTTATTCCGGAAGCTACAGAACAATCTGCTCCTCTTATGTATGCTCGACAAGTATCCTTTCCCAGGAATTCTGGCCAAACTGAGGAAGATCCTAGGAAATCTGCTGCAGCTGCAGTGGCAGCAAAGCTAACTGCATCGACATCCTCAGCCCAGATGCTTTCGTATGTCCTCTCTTCTCTTGCTTCTGAGGGTGTCCTTGGAAATCCCATGAAAGAATCTTCCGGTGATTATTCATCTGAGAAGAGGCCTAAGCTTGAGAATGACCAGCCATACATACCATCTCAGAATCTGCAGCAAGCTTTAGTTCCACCATGCTCGCATCCTGAATCTCACCTGCGCAATGTTGCAACCACCACCCAGCAGTTAACTCCTAATGAAGTGCCACCTCCTACATCGTCATCTTCTTCTCCTTTGCGACCAGTGTCAGCAATGGCACCATATGCTGTGTCCCAATACATGCCAACTACTGGATTGATAAATGGTGCAGCATATAGCTATGGGATGACAACCGCATCACAGCAGCATTCCTTGCCTGGTTATTCAGTGGTTGGAGGTGCAATTACTGGTCTCTCCCCATTTCCGACACCATTAACCAATATTTCTTACCAGAGTTTTCAAGGTTCCGAAGTTTTCTACAACCAGCCCTCATCCGTGCCAGCAGCACCGAATTCTCGGCattag